In Verrucomicrobiia bacterium, a single window of DNA contains:
- a CDS encoding ROK family protein, producing the protein MTVLAADLGGTRIKLGVVRDGVLLAQGSCPARARKGLARQLPVLRSAWLDLLTQAGVGIGDCAGMALAFPSVVERGTGRILDAYGKYRDAPGLDLAGWAKDAFGLPLAIENDARMALLGEWRHGAGRGCDNVVMVTLGTGIGTAAVLEGRLIQGCHGQGGILGGHMTVRHYGERCVCGNLGCAEAEASTVALSGLAARLPSFDFSPLRKAATLNYAIVFKLAAAGDPCAVALRDHSLWVWGAMAVSLIHAYDPERLILGGGIMASADVVLPAVSDFVRRHAHTPWGQVQVMQGQLGDRAALLAAEPLVRERIRQGVP; encoded by the coding sequence ATGACCGTGCTGGCTGCGGATCTGGGCGGCACCCGCATCAAGCTGGGTGTCGTCCGGGACGGCGTGCTGCTCGCCCAGGGCAGTTGCCCGGCACGGGCCAGGAAGGGGTTGGCGCGCCAGTTGCCGGTTCTCCGATCGGCCTGGCTGGACCTTCTGACCCAGGCCGGGGTCGGGATCGGGGATTGCGCCGGGATGGCACTGGCCTTTCCCAGTGTTGTCGAGCGCGGCACCGGCAGGATCCTCGATGCCTACGGCAAGTACCGCGATGCCCCGGGTCTCGATCTGGCGGGATGGGCGAAGGATGCCTTTGGGCTGCCGCTGGCGATCGAGAACGACGCCCGGATGGCGCTGCTCGGCGAGTGGCGTCACGGTGCCGGTCGCGGCTGCGACAACGTGGTGATGGTCACCCTGGGGACGGGCATTGGAACCGCCGCCGTGTTGGAAGGGCGCCTGATTCAAGGGTGCCATGGACAGGGGGGCATTCTTGGCGGGCACATGACGGTGCGGCATTACGGGGAGCGGTGCGTGTGCGGCAACCTGGGATGCGCCGAAGCCGAGGCTTCGACCGTCGCCTTGTCGGGTCTGGCCGCGCGTTTGCCGTCGTTTGACTTCAGTCCGCTGCGGAAGGCGGCGACCTTGAACTATGCGATCGTGTTCAAGCTCGCCGCGGCCGGGGACCCGTGCGCTGTCGCCCTGCGCGACCACAGCCTTTGGGTCTGGGGTGCCATGGCAGTCAGTCTCATCCATGCCTACGACCCCGAACGGCTGATCCTGGGAGGGGGCATCATGGCGTCCGCGGACGTTGTGCTACCGGCGGTGTCGGACTTCGTGCGGCGCCATGCCCACACGCCCTGGGGTCAGGTCCAGGTGATGCAGGGGCAGCTTGGAGACCGGGCAGCCCTCCTGGCTGCGGAGCCACTCGTGCGGGAACGGATTCGTCAAGGCGTCCCGTGA
- a CDS encoding class I mannose-6-phosphate isomerase → MNPFAYDLQPSLAVPGSEGSCVTGWDAIADRLAVALAGRRRAAGGPRVLVVETYPGIEVEAVERALVGRLRPARVLRAAEAMWPPDRIDALVAPFLGGDDPVFGFMNGLQLPDFFDPERLALSRDAMRRAGSGIILAIGVGASWLAGGAGDLLVYADLSRWEAQRRFRRDAASNLGVENRTAPASLQYKRAFFVDWRVADRWKRPLLAGWDYVLDTHDPAVPKLADGEAVRAGLRWAVTRPFRVVPYFDAAPWGGQWMRERFGLDPAAPNYGWGFDGVPEENSLYLDLGGTRIEIPALDLVFHQPRALLGEAVHARFGDEFPIRFDFLDTLGGGPLSLQVHPLTEYIQRHFGMHYTQDESYYLLEAGPEAGVYLGLREDVDAAAMVRDLRVAREGRAPFPAHRHVQFWPARRHDHFLIPAGTVHASGAHAVVLEISATPYLFTFKMWDWERLGLDGRPRPIHLDHALANIDWTRTAGWVGRHLVNAVTPVRAGPGWREERTGLHEREFIETRRHWFTVPVPHHTRGGVHVLNLVQGEAAWVESQDHAFEPFLVRFAETFIVPAAVGPYRIRPFAPNPSRDLATLLASVRTGL, encoded by the coding sequence GTGAACCCATTCGCGTATGACCTTCAACCAAGCCTGGCGGTGCCGGGCTCGGAAGGATCGTGCGTGACGGGCTGGGATGCCATTGCGGACCGGCTGGCCGTGGCGTTGGCCGGGAGGAGACGCGCTGCGGGAGGGCCGCGGGTGCTGGTGGTCGAAACCTACCCCGGGATCGAGGTCGAGGCCGTCGAGCGGGCGCTGGTCGGGCGGTTGCGTCCGGCGCGGGTGCTGCGGGCGGCGGAGGCAATGTGGCCTCCGGACCGGATCGATGCCCTGGTGGCGCCGTTCCTGGGCGGTGACGATCCGGTGTTCGGGTTCATGAACGGCCTCCAACTGCCGGACTTCTTCGATCCGGAACGGCTCGCCCTCAGCCGGGACGCGATGCGCCGGGCTGGGAGCGGTATCATCCTTGCGATCGGGGTCGGGGCGTCGTGGCTCGCGGGCGGGGCGGGGGATCTGCTGGTGTACGCGGATCTGTCGCGGTGGGAGGCGCAGCGGCGGTTCCGTCGGGACGCCGCCAGCAATCTCGGGGTGGAGAACCGCACGGCGCCGGCCTCGCTCCAGTACAAGCGGGCCTTCTTCGTGGACTGGCGCGTCGCCGACCGTTGGAAGCGGCCGCTGCTGGCGGGCTGGGACTACGTCCTGGACACCCATGATCCCGCGGTGCCGAAGCTGGCGGACGGGGAGGCGGTCCGGGCGGGGCTGCGTTGGGCGGTGACACGACCGTTCCGGGTGGTGCCCTACTTCGATGCGGCGCCCTGGGGGGGGCAATGGATGCGGGAACGGTTCGGTCTCGATCCGGCGGCGCCGAACTACGGCTGGGGTTTCGACGGGGTGCCGGAGGAGAACAGCCTGTACCTGGACCTTGGCGGAACGCGCATCGAGATCCCGGCACTGGACCTGGTTTTCCACCAGCCGCGTGCGTTGCTGGGGGAGGCGGTGCATGCGCGTTTCGGGGATGAGTTTCCCATCCGCTTCGATTTCCTCGACACCCTGGGGGGTGGACCTCTGTCGCTTCAGGTCCATCCGCTGACCGAGTACATCCAGCGTCATTTCGGGATGCACTACACGCAGGACGAGAGCTACTACCTGCTCGAGGCCGGGCCGGAGGCGGGGGTGTATCTCGGGTTGCGGGAGGATGTGGACGCTGCGGCGATGGTGAGGGATCTGAGGGTGGCGCGGGAAGGTCGGGCACCGTTCCCGGCTCATCGACATGTCCAGTTCTGGCCGGCGCGGCGCCACGATCATTTCCTCATTCCGGCGGGCACGGTGCATGCCAGCGGGGCCCACGCGGTCGTCCTCGAAATCAGCGCCACGCCCTATCTCTTCACCTTCAAGATGTGGGACTGGGAGCGGCTCGGGCTCGACGGACGGCCGCGGCCGATCCACCTCGACCACGCTCTCGCCAACATCGACTGGACGCGGACCGCCGGGTGGGTGGGGCGGCATCTGGTGAACGCGGTCACCCCAGTACGCGCCGGGCCGGGCTGGCGCGAGGAGCGCACCGGCCTGCACGAGCGGGAGTTCATCGAGACCCGGCGTCACTGGTTCACCGTGCCGGTGCCGCACCACACCCGCGGCGGAGTCCACGTGCTCAATCTGGTCCAGGGCGAGGCCGCCTGGGTGGAGAGTCAGGACCACGCATTCGAGCCGTTTCTCGTCCGGTTCGCCGAAACCTTCATCGTCCCCGCCGCGGTCGGACCGTACCGGATTCGTCCCTTTGCACCCAACCCGTCCCGGGACCTCGCCACACTCCTAGCGAGCGTGCGAACGGGGCTTTAG
- a CDS encoding DUF1559 domain-containing protein, which produces MMAIVAILVSLLLPVISKVKFQANLMTCRNNLRQIGLAAQVYVTTHEAYPPMTSLGTGDQPVLPWSRLLDLAEPYGGHPPGQRNSVFRCPFYRGVQAQDPTARVYLAQYAYNVWGVGMWYHRLGLGGYMTNVAVAGFPMAPLITVEPTRESAVLAPSDMIGFGDAFNRSPDPRSDGAASIGETFGPKVMNHGALISTVPYKEQVSFRNHRGRFNRWFSDGHLETEDLNRPFRGTDDQLRRWNVDHQPHGDLWRSFVW; this is translated from the coding sequence GTGATGGCCATTGTCGCCATTCTGGTCAGTCTGCTCCTGCCGGTCATATCCAAGGTCAAGTTCCAGGCGAACCTGATGACCTGCCGGAACAACCTGCGCCAGATCGGACTGGCCGCCCAGGTCTATGTCACCACCCACGAGGCCTATCCTCCAATGACCAGCCTGGGGACGGGAGATCAACCGGTGCTGCCGTGGTCCCGGCTTCTCGATCTCGCCGAACCCTACGGCGGCCATCCTCCCGGCCAGCGCAACAGCGTATTCCGGTGCCCGTTCTATCGAGGGGTGCAGGCCCAGGACCCGACGGCGCGGGTGTATCTCGCGCAGTATGCCTACAACGTGTGGGGCGTGGGGATGTGGTATCACCGCCTTGGCCTTGGCGGTTACATGACCAACGTCGCGGTTGCCGGATTCCCGATGGCTCCGCTCATCACGGTCGAACCGACCCGTGAGTCGGCCGTTCTTGCGCCGAGCGACATGATAGGCTTCGGCGATGCCTTCAACCGGTCGCCGGACCCGAGATCCGACGGCGCCGCCAGCATCGGCGAAACCTTTGGACCCAAGGTCATGAACCACGGTGCTTTGATCTCCACAGTCCCCTACAAGGAGCAGGTCTCCTTTCGAAATCACCGCGGCCGATTCAACCGGTGGTTCAGCGACGGCCACCTGGAGACCGAGGACCTCAACCGCCCATTCCGTGGCACCGATGACCAGCTGAGGCGCTGGAACGTGGATCACCAACCGCACGGCGATCTCTGGAGAAGCTTCGTCTGGTGA